One genomic segment of Nocardia spumae includes these proteins:
- a CDS encoding carbohydrate ABC transporter permease: protein MTTTRIRRRRWDLTSIGIVIAALFLIPYLTMVLGSLKPRSEISRIPPAYLPRDWRPGNYVDMWHTPETPLPFNIVSTLAISILATLLVLAAAVPAAYHTARRRFPGRAVFLALVLITQMLQPTILVTGLVREFFALGANDTWFAMILVNAAFNLSFAVWILHSFFAAIPPELEEAAQLDGLSRIQILVRVELPLIWPGLITATIFAFVSAWNEYAASLVVLTTPENQPLSVALTKFVGQYDTAWQYVFAISTLGIVPVVVLFAVIEKRLVAGLTAGSVK, encoded by the coding sequence GTGACCACGACGCGCATCCGGCGCCGCCGCTGGGATCTGACCTCGATCGGGATCGTGATCGCAGCTCTGTTCCTCATCCCCTATCTCACGATGGTGCTGGGGTCGCTCAAACCCCGATCCGAGATCTCGCGGATACCGCCGGCATATCTGCCGCGGGACTGGCGACCCGGCAACTACGTCGATATGTGGCACACCCCGGAGACGCCACTGCCGTTCAATATCGTCAGCACACTGGCCATTTCGATCCTGGCCACGCTGCTGGTCCTCGCCGCCGCGGTGCCCGCCGCCTATCACACGGCACGGCGACGGTTTCCGGGCCGCGCGGTATTCCTGGCGCTGGTCCTGATCACCCAGATGCTGCAGCCCACGATCCTGGTGACGGGTCTGGTCCGCGAGTTCTTCGCCCTGGGAGCCAACGACACCTGGTTCGCGATGATCCTGGTGAACGCGGCCTTCAACCTGTCTTTCGCGGTGTGGATTCTGCACAGTTTCTTCGCCGCGATTCCGCCGGAGCTCGAAGAGGCCGCGCAGCTGGACGGACTGAGCCGAATCCAGATTCTGGTGCGGGTCGAGCTGCCGCTGATCTGGCCGGGCCTGATCACCGCGACGATTTTCGCATTCGTCTCGGCTTGGAATGAATACGCGGCGAGCCTGGTCGTTCTGACCACGCCGGAGAATCAGCCGCTGTCGGTGGCGCTGACGAAATTCGTCGGACAGTACGACACTGCCTGGCAGTACGTCTTCGCGATCTCCACCCTCGGCATCGTCCCGGTGGTCGTGCTGTTCGCCGTCATCGAGAAACGCCTGGTCGCCGGGCTCACCGCGGGCAGCGTGAAATGA
- a CDS encoding carbohydrate ABC transporter permease codes for MTGSTRAGAAVRALPWLGPVLILIAAVVAFPAGYMIWTSTRDLSPYGRDRGFAGQANFRRLFDIQELGSIVAHTAVWVVAVVGITLVLSAALAQFLAKDFPGRTLVRLAVLVPWAASVVMTTTVFAYLLDPEVGLVNRLLVDIGVLDRGFGFTKQPLPAFTVAIAVAVFVSTPFTTYTILAGLQSIPAELVEAGRIDGASAWQRYRHLILPQLRPAIAVATVINIINVFNSLPILQVLTGSIPGFAADTTTTLTFKLIRQNQQLDTAAALSVLNFALIAIIIAGYLTVIRPDREQRS; via the coding sequence ATGACCGGATCCACCCGCGCGGGCGCCGCGGTCCGTGCCCTGCCCTGGCTCGGGCCGGTACTGATTCTGATCGCCGCGGTTGTCGCCTTCCCGGCCGGATACATGATCTGGACCAGCACCCGCGATCTGAGCCCGTACGGCCGCGACCGCGGGTTCGCCGGGCAGGCCAACTTCCGCCGGCTGTTCGACATCCAGGAACTCGGCAGCATCGTCGCGCACACCGCGGTCTGGGTGGTCGCGGTCGTGGGGATCACCCTCGTGCTGTCCGCGGCGCTGGCGCAGTTCCTCGCCAAGGATTTCCCGGGACGGACCCTGGTCCGGCTGGCTGTGCTCGTGCCGTGGGCGGCCTCGGTGGTGATGACGACGACCGTCTTCGCCTATCTCCTGGATCCCGAGGTCGGACTGGTCAACCGCCTGCTGGTCGATATCGGCGTACTGGACCGGGGATTCGGATTCACCAAACAGCCCCTGCCGGCCTTCACGGTGGCGATCGCGGTGGCGGTCTTCGTCTCGACCCCGTTCACCACGTACACGATTCTGGCCGGCCTGCAATCGATTCCGGCCGAACTGGTGGAGGCCGGGCGGATCGACGGCGCCTCGGCCTGGCAGCGCTATCGTCACCTCATCCTGCCCCAGTTGCGACCGGCGATCGCGGTCGCCACCGTCATCAACATCATCAACGTGTTCAACTCGCTGCCGATTCTGCAGGTACTCACCGGCAGCATCCCCGGCTTCGCCGCCGACACCACGACCACGCTGACGTTCAAGCTGATTCGGCAGAATCAACAGCTCGACACCGCGGCCGCGCTGAGCGTGCTGAATTTCGCCCTGATCGCGATCATCATCGCCGGGTATCTCACCGTCATCCGCCCGGACCGGGAGCAGCGGTCGTGA
- a CDS encoding extracellular solute-binding protein gives MTGAPRGVCAVLALLTAVTLLVAGCGFRGRSSDDSNPNALSLLVPAYSDSTRAEWMSIIARFREQNPAITIDLQVESWDAINEVVRTDLQSVGTTPDILNIDAYAGFAADDLLYPVGDIVDRSVLNDLVPAFARNASIDGTQWALPIFASTRTLFYNTDLFARAGVTAAPRTWSELTDAARRVQALGGGISGYGLPLGSEEAQGETSIWTFGAGGSWSGDHGVTVATAPNLEGVEAMRSLADAGVTQPNPGSTDRKDVINAFIQGRIGMIEGLPPVLETIARQNPGLRLGTAPSPTKTGAPVTLGVADHLLAFRKHGNKRDAIRQFLDYFYSPAVYSSFVGAEHFIPITASGTRALADDPVTRAFAPTVAAARFYPSGDPAWAAVQGAVRQQIGTVTQGADPRQVLDRIARAAR, from the coding sequence GTGACGGGTGCACCACGCGGCGTCTGCGCCGTGCTCGCGTTGCTGACCGCGGTGACCCTGCTGGTGGCCGGCTGCGGATTCCGCGGGCGCAGCAGCGACGATTCGAATCCGAACGCGCTGTCACTGCTCGTCCCCGCCTACAGTGACAGCACCCGGGCCGAGTGGATGTCGATCATCGCGAGGTTTCGCGAACAGAATCCGGCGATCACCATCGATCTGCAGGTGGAATCCTGGGATGCGATCAACGAGGTGGTCCGCACCGACCTGCAATCGGTCGGCACCACTCCCGACATCCTCAATATCGACGCCTACGCCGGCTTCGCCGCGGACGACCTGCTGTATCCGGTCGGCGATATCGTCGACCGCTCCGTCCTGAACGACCTCGTACCGGCATTCGCCCGGAATGCCTCGATCGACGGAACGCAGTGGGCGCTGCCGATTTTCGCCTCGACGCGCACGTTGTTCTACAACACCGACCTGTTCGCCCGGGCCGGCGTCACGGCCGCACCGCGCACCTGGTCGGAACTGACCGATGCCGCTCGCCGCGTACAAGCCCTCGGTGGAGGTATCTCCGGATACGGTCTGCCGCTGGGTAGTGAGGAAGCCCAGGGCGAAACCTCCATCTGGACCTTCGGCGCCGGCGGCAGCTGGTCCGGCGACCACGGCGTCACGGTCGCCACCGCACCCAATCTCGAAGGAGTCGAGGCCATGCGGTCTCTCGCCGATGCCGGTGTGACCCAACCGAATCCGGGTTCGACCGATCGTAAGGACGTCATCAATGCCTTCATCCAGGGCCGGATCGGCATGATCGAGGGTCTGCCGCCGGTATTGGAGACGATCGCGCGGCAGAATCCGGGCCTGCGGCTGGGCACCGCGCCGTCACCGACGAAAACCGGTGCACCCGTGACTCTCGGCGTCGCCGATCATCTGCTGGCCTTCCGTAAGCACGGGAACAAGCGGGACGCGATCCGGCAATTCCTGGACTATTTCTATTCGCCCGCGGTGTATTCGAGTTTCGTCGGCGCCGAGCATTTCATTCCGATCACCGCGAGCGGCACCCGCGCACTGGCCGACGATCCGGTCACCCGGGCCTTCGCTCCCACGGTGGCGGCCGCGCGGTTCTATCCGTCCGGTGATCCCGCCTGGGCCGCGGTCCAGGGCGCCGTGCGCCAGCAGATCGGCACCGTCACCCAGGGCGCCGATCCCCGGCAGGTCCTCGATCGGATCGCGCGGGCGGCGCGATGA
- a CDS encoding ROK family protein yields MASGDTTMTGKAGEPADPVLAVDIGGTTIKAEISDASGRILAAETVPTPRGAQAFDAVAALGDRLLARVPRAVRRAAIVMPGIVDPARSLAVFSSNIGWRDVKLGNRFDDRWAFPVLIEHDVVVAGWAEWRYGAGQGCDDVVVLMLGTGISGTLSVAGRLVRGGAGQVGEYGHIPVRRRGGRRCPCGNVGCVETVASGPSIARAYTERTGREISGAPEVFAVLADDPHARAVVEDAVDALAEGLLGVLHASCPELIVLAGGLADAGPILVDGLRERLTALVRVVPVPRVVAGAFGARAGLVGAAGYARLGVLE; encoded by the coding sequence GTGGCATCCGGTGATACCACGATGACCGGGAAGGCCGGTGAGCCGGCCGATCCGGTTCTGGCCGTGGACATCGGCGGCACCACGATCAAAGCCGAGATCTCCGATGCGAGCGGGCGGATCCTGGCGGCCGAGACCGTGCCCACGCCGCGCGGCGCACAGGCCTTCGACGCGGTCGCCGCGCTGGGTGACCGGCTGCTGGCGCGGGTGCCGCGCGCGGTGCGACGCGCGGCGATCGTGATGCCGGGCATCGTCGATCCAGCGCGGTCGCTGGCGGTGTTCAGCAGCAATATCGGCTGGCGGGATGTGAAGCTGGGCAACCGGTTCGACGATCGCTGGGCTTTCCCGGTGCTGATCGAGCACGATGTCGTCGTCGCCGGTTGGGCGGAATGGCGCTACGGCGCCGGACAGGGCTGTGACGACGTCGTGGTGCTGATGCTCGGCACCGGTATCAGCGGGACGCTCTCGGTGGCGGGGCGCTTGGTGCGCGGCGGCGCCGGTCAGGTGGGGGAGTACGGCCACATTCCGGTTCGGCGTCGCGGTGGGCGGCGCTGTCCGTGCGGGAACGTCGGATGTGTGGAGACCGTCGCGTCCGGACCGTCCATCGCGCGTGCCTACACCGAACGAACCGGGCGCGAAATATCAGGCGCACCGGAGGTTTTCGCCGTCCTGGCCGACGATCCGCACGCGCGCGCGGTGGTCGAGGACGCGGTCGACGCGCTGGCCGAGGGCCTGCTCGGGGTGCTGCACGCCTCCTGCCCGGAACTGATCGTGCTCGCCGGCGGCCTCGCCGATGCCGGTCCGATCCTGGTGGACGGACTGCGCGAGCGGCTCACCGCGCTGGTGCGGGTGGTACCGGTCCCGCGGGTGGTGGCGGGCGCTTTCGGCGCGCGCGCCGGATTGGTGGGAGCGGCCGGTTACGCCCGCCTCGGGGTACTCGAATGA